Below is a window of Drosophila nasuta strain 15112-1781.00 chromosome X, ASM2355853v1, whole genome shotgun sequence DNA.
GcaacttaattataaaattgagCGATTCGTCATGGGAATTAGCTTATCAAATGTCGCATGTCGCATTCCAAAAATTCCCCCTCCACTGCTCTTTCCCCTGTCTTCACTTCTGCTCTTGGTGTATGAATTATCTACTCTCTGAATTTGGCAACCGGAGAGTTCGATGCGATCGATTTTAGTGAGCAACGCCCATTTCTCAATTTGGTCATTTGGTTCGCGCGCCACAGATTTCCGCATTTCGACAGTTTCCAAATGCTTTACATACTCATATATCatccactcacacacacacagagacacacacttGCAGTTCGGTTATATCACCGTAAAGATACGTTTTATAGATTTCAAATCTACAACACATTTTATGTTGATTtaccaaattcaaattcattcaTAATTGTGTTGGCCAATCATTCAGCAACGTGAGAGACGAGACTCTTTTTCCCTCCTCTTTTTTCGACTGCTCCCATCTAAATCGAATGCCGCGCTGCctcattataattataattataatcataatcataaacATAATCATAGGTTGCCGCTGCCCTAGAGTTTGCTTTTGGCCATGGAGGTGCCAGAGTTGACACATTCACAAAAAACGCCATTAATTGCAGTTACTTTTTTGATgtaatgttttaattattaaacaattgaGCCTGACCCTCAAAACCCGAACGAACCCGTTTTAAACATACAACAAGATAATTTActataataatagttaaactctttttgccaaaaaaaaaacttaccaAGAAGGTTGTGCAAATcataatgaaatcaaatataatttgctgCACATCAAAAGCTCAGTTGtttccaaatttattatttatttatgaatttaaaatgtttagatataattaaaataaatactaactCTATTACTAAAGCACTGGCTATAAAGGCCTTCAGCTTGGCTCCcaataatatattcataatgCAGTCTATAAAGATGGAtgataacatatttttatgtttgcccATTTAGTGCATTTACCTTTTTCGCTTGGCAGTGTATAAAACTGGTATTTGGCAAACTATCAGCTTAAGCAGCGGGCTTATCAAATTGATATTaatctgtttttctttttatcatCTTCAGTTCGAGTTCGACACGTGAAGCTTTAAAATATCCGGCAGGTGCATAAGCgggagacagagacagagaggaaGATGGAGAGTGACAGCGAGGTGTGCCCCCGGGATGATTACAAAATGATCAGCTAATTGGTTTGCGTGGCGATGACCCATTAGACGCTCCGCTGAGTTTTCTATGCTCTGCCATTGCATTGGGGTCTTGTTAATGCGGGACAACATTTGTGGAGCTTAATATTCactttaaataacatttactCTGCGATTGttacattattttaatgatagtaaacatatataattataacacTAAAGAATTGAACATgatgtatttaataaaaataaaacgacgCTTTAACAATGCGAAAGCACAAAAGCAAAGACTTATGAGAACACGAAAAggataatattatatgttagCAAAGGTAAGTAATTAAAAAGGATGCGCGACATCCTTAAAAAGGTAAGTTAGTAAGTAAcatattttcgttttgtaaCCATAAATCTGCTAACTTTGTAATCACGGTAACTAGTAcaatcgattggcattcaacgATTTCATAGACAAAATTCCAGCATATCAGAAAATCCACCGTTTCTCAGTCAATGAACGTCAAAAAATGTCAAATCAGCAAGTAAAATACCAGGCAAACAGAAATTAAAAGTAAGCAAACTCTTGCTTATTTTGTTactcaattaaattttgaatttgcgCCATCGGCCTAAAGGCTACAAAGTACAGAGATAGCAGAAGATTTACCAGGCGAGCAGCGATTAGCAGCAAGCAGACGTACAACTGAGtgcaccctcaaagtatgccacaaaaatgtaatattttctaCAGCGTGCCGATTtcaaaattcgaaattcaaCCATCCCACAAAAACATCcgctaaaatttaaaaatattttttttgtttattattatattgatttgtttagattatattttattaaaatgtttaaggaTCTTGCAAGGACTTACCTTTTTGTAATCAGGATAACTACATAGTTCTGTCGATTGCTATCCAAGAATTTTCAtgagaattttaaaaaatttaccTGAATTTACCTTAATTGTACCTTAACCATTTAAAGGACGATCGTGATATCCTTTGGCACAAGGATAGCTCTTGCGAATGGAAACCTATTGATATATTGTGAAAAGGACGAAAGTCCTTTTACGACTCGAGATAAGattacatttttgatttgcggatATATCGGTAAAATCTTCTCTGATTCTTGTGGGTTCTGTGTCAAATGAAGTCCATTGATTAGAGCTATCCTagtgccaaaggacattgaAATCGTCCTGCTGATTCCCGAGTTATCctgcaatttataattttcgcATTACAAGTGTTTTGATGCCAATCGATGGAGTTCGTCATTGCGATCTTAACAATATATGTCCTTTACAAATCGGACAGGaaatggccgagatatagccTGTTTTAGAAAAATGGCCCTAGTtgcaccctcaaagtatgctacaaaaaatatttttttctattggCTTTAGCGcgccaatttgaaatttacgATTAAGAACTAACCGACAGAAACTTAAATCCATTGAagtttaatacaaattcaCCACGTGGACGTTGTTCGTCACTTCATGTTGCCAACAACTTGTTGGTCGCTTGTATCTGCTGTGAACGGCTAAAAGTTGCCAGCTCAGCAAGtaaaataccaggcgaacagaaatCAACAGCAAGCAAACGCTTGCTTATTTTGTTACGCCATCTATTGCCCGATGCtggaattaaattttgtattagcGCCATCTATCTTCCCATCTTGCTACTGAAATTTGAAACGGAgcaccctcaaagtatgctacacgAAAGtgagtatttttgcagtaaaCTGTGCGCgctaatttcaaatttgaaagtTTGTTAGCTATATCTCTGTCAAATCGAGGAGGATTTTGCCGGGACCTACCTTTTTGTAATCAGGAAAGCTAGCTCTATCGATTGAAATTCCATTTGATTAACGAAAAATATTGatcataaaaaacaaagatCTTTGAAAATAGTTCGCATTTATTgatcatttaaaatgtttgcttaaaATAGATTCGTAATGCACTAATTTTTtagtttacaaaaaaaaatacttttgaacacacacacatatgcgcacacacagacataagTTGCTCACACACGatcaaatatgaaatagattcaacaaatatatgtactatatttCATCAACTGTATCGATAACATGCAAAAAATATGCTCCAAATAGCAAATTGACCAAGTTTTGATAATTTTGGTTTAAAGTAAGTTTCGTTCCGCATCAAAAATACCTATATGATCGAAATACCTTATAGCTAGcatatgttaaatataaatagatgTATGTAAGTTCCTTTCGCATTTCTTTAAGCCACAGCCCAATTGTTTTCCGCTTTCTTCTAGAATACATCTCGATTAACCTCAGCATATAATAccttttgattttcttttcctttttttgttttgcttgaatatttgttgtgtgtgttgcaaaagcaattaagttatacacacacacatacgcacacacacacagatagtaTAGGTGTACGGATAGAGATTGTGAAACTTTGAATTGGGAACTTTAAGAATTCATTTGGTTGACCTTCTGTTGATAGATTTGGGGAGAAGAACACACAAGTTAAGGGGAGCGGTGTGTAAGTGTAAGTGCATTGAGTGTGTATgtggtgagtgtgtgtgtgttgtatgacTGTGTGGCATTTATCTACTAACAGTTAGTTAACTAGAGATTACAGCTTATATCGTAAGTTCAATTGGCCTGTTTTTCTTTAGGTTAAGTTTAGCTTAAGCTTAAGATTAACGTTCTTCCACGTTCTGCGCGAATCTTCATCGCTCTTTCAATTCCCtttctttagttttgtttttggtttttgttgaaAACACAGCACGACATTTAACAATGATTTAAGTACACTTTCAGTTTCTCAATGGTTCTGTTTTAGTTTGCAACTTAAGCTAGGCACAATCACGCACAAGCATGCACACAAAGACAAAGAGGGAAATagataaagagagagggagaaagagggagagtaTGATGAACAGAGGtagggagggagagagagagagcgagtgggCGCCACTTAAATGCAGCCCAACAAGCACACAATTATCGTGCATACTATCGCTAAAACTATCGCTCAATAATCTTTAAGTGTACATCTAAAATTCGCAAATTCACAATAAGAAATTATTTCTAGACTATTGCTGCATATTGTTACGATTATAATACGCTACtttgattaaatttgattttctttttggtatatttgagaCTACAACCAGAGAAAACAACCATGTAATACCCAATCTTAAACgagcaataacaaaaaaaaaaaaaaattgtcaaactatgaaaacttaaaaaataaatcacattAATCACATGCAAATACATGAAATACTTTTAGTTAATGCTACAAAACTGAAGACTAAGACAACcgactaactaactaactgacTAAAAATCTTATAGAGGTGGGCAGTGGGggtgggggcgtggcaggaGGCGGTGGTAAGAGTGTGGAAATACGCAGCGCATTGCATAACGCATCGAAATGAGAGTCGGAATAAAGAATACGgattcacattcacacacacacacgcacacttaaACACTTAGTATAAGTACTAAAGTAGTTGGTAAAGCTaatacatttgttgttgttattgtttgtttgttgttctaacTTAAAATCGTTAcaagtttgctttgcttttactttGCTTACTATGATTTTTGGTGTTTCCTTTGTGAAGTTATCGTAGTTATCGATTCGCCTACAGATTAATCGTATCCAAATCCTGACAGGGTGCTCGAGGACTCATGTCATCGGTGCCGGCATCGCTGCTGCGTCGTGTATCCCCGCTGCCACGCCCATCGCCCCGAATGTCCGCCATGGACGAGTGAATTTGTTGCTGATTGTTTTGATTGTGTCGCAGgttcgtgttgttgttattattattgttgatgttgttgcccTGACTGTGATTGTGACTGTTattgtgatgatgatgcggatgcggatgatgatggtgattcGGACCGCCGCCAGGTGGCGCCTGCTTGCCATCAGCCGAGCCAATGTTGTTGTGCAGTGCCTGCGTCTTCTTGGTGCCCAAACCGAGCGGAAACGCAAAGTCCTGCGGCAGCTTGTGCATTATCTTGCCCGACGTGATCAGCCGGCCAAAGCCCTCCTGCAAATAGACAGAAAGAGAGGTGtgagtaaataattaaaagagagagagagagagagagagagatcgcTCACCTGATGGGCAAAGGCGTAGCCAGAACGAACGGAACGACGACCGCGACGCGATGAAGGCGTGCGACGCACATCGCTTGAGACCCGCGAATGCATCTTCTTCAGCGACTTTTGACGGATCTGCCAAGCGAGAAAGAATTGATCAGTAACTTAGTATAGGTACTAAAGTAGttggtaataataataattttttcatcaaatataaagaataatttaagttaaaagAATGAAATTATGTAGATTGAAAATATAAGTTTAAAGGAAATTCAAGTGCACGAagcaaaacagagagagaagagcAGAAACAGTTGGATAAAacgataataaataaaacaaggaAGGAAGAAAAAGTAAAGATGTCAAATAAAAgcactaaaaaaaatatatgtcaCTAAAGATCAAACTATGATAACgtttaaaaagaaatgtacTTTAGAGATAAGAAAAGACggaaagaaaaataagaatgcaaaaataaaaatcataaaaagaaTATAGTAATAATCAAGCGATGACAAAATTCACTAACAGTACTCTAAAGATGGAGAGCAAAATAAAATCCATAAGTAGAACAATACTTAAAATGaagaaagaaattataaatgaaatataaatatgcgAAATGAAACGATTTAAGGATAAACAAGAAAGCTTAACATAAGGTCGAAAGGTCAAGTAAAGTTTATCTTAcaaatgacaaaataaataataaataaaaataataatgcataaatcttaaaaaagggaaaataaaTGATTCAACGACAAACAAGcttaaataagaaaactacaataagaaataaaacataaaaatgcaaaatcgtAAAGTAAAGCAAAGTCTGAGCTTAACACCAAAAAAAGGACAAGCGCTCACCTTGTCAGACAAGCTGGGATGCACGTCTAACAGATAGAACTTGTAGGCAAGCACGGGCGCCATCAGCATGACGACAGTGATCAGCATCGTCACCCAGAAGGAGACATCCTTGATGGCCTGCGTGAGGGAGCCAACGTACGGTCCACCGATGACATAGTTGTAGAAATAATCAAGCACAAAGTACCAGATGAGACTGCCCCAAATGGTCACATGATTCACAATCGTCCAGTACGAAGTGTATAAAGCAATCTGCAATGAAAACAGGTTATCAACAAATATGTAAAAGAAGTAGAAACGCTACGAAAAACTTACCTGAGCTGTGTTGTCGACAATGAGAATGGTGGCAACAACGGCCCCAAGTGTCATGTGATCTGAGAGTATGTAGCCATTGTGGGAAACGCCATCCTTATAGACGCCATACGGTATAAGAAACAGAATGAGCGATGTGAAGGCGCCATGGAGTACGCTGTAGATGAACTCGCGTATGTTGAACAGTTCGCTCTTGAGGCCCGGCGTATACAGACGCGGATACTCAACGCTGTTCTTGTCCGACACGTCCTGCTCGAAGACGCCCAGCGCCAACACCGGCAGCGATGTGTAGAACAGATTATACACCGATATGAACATCGGATCGAAAACGGTCTGAAAATACATATTCAAATTAGAATATACATCGCTTAAGCAGGCCATCCACGATAGAATTTGTTCGAAAACAAGTTATCGAATTTGAATTCATTGGTTCGAAAACATTTTGACTTGAACACAACGAAGAtagaattatttatattctctTCGAACACAACATCGAACATGGAATGTCGAACCGAACACTACCATTAACGACGAACATTTCGTTAGAACACAACATGTTTTCGCATAAATTCTATCGTGGTTGGCACGCTTTACTCATCACTTTGAATACTCACCTGCGCACTGAAGCCACAGAAGAGCGAATACCAACAGTGGCAGAGCGTAAATGCAAAGTTCTTGTAGAAAAAGTAGCGCAGAAATTTGCACATGCGATAATACGACCAGCGACCGTGGACCAGCAGCAAACGCTCCAGATAACAAAACTGTGCGATCGCATAGTCACTCGATAATACCGCCTGCAGACCCTCCTGACCTGAGATGCCCACGCCAATGTGAGCAGCTGGGAtggagaaaaaaaatagaatatgaataatacaatttcaaattcaaatgtccgcttatttttatttagtttagttagGAAAATTCATAAACtgaataaattaataagttaTTGCATCATTTTTATCTAGATGCATTTCTTAACTCGatgtttttccttttctaacatctgttttattttttgaatctTCTATTCGATGTCTGAACTTAGCTTGCTCTACATTTAATTGCTCTTGCTATCGAATAACTCCTtacttaaacaatttgttaagTTCCCTTTTCTATCATCTCTAATTAATCATAGTTTTTTCTCATCGCTAAGCTTAACTTGCtttacatttcacatttgttcAATCTCTCAATCTTCAGTTTCTTTTTGATAAGatcatttttctttcatctCTATGCTTAGTTTGTCTCACATTTCTTCGATCATGAAATGGCTTCGTTCTAAATCAATTAATCACAGCTTATTCCTATCTTAAAGCTTAGCTTAATATTTTACACTTTTCCAATCTCTCAATCTCCTTCTTGCTTTAAATTTTGCGTTTCTTCAAACACTTAATCTCCTACATTATATAAATCGAATCTTAACTACCCTTTATATGCCATCTCGAAAAAATCACAGGTTTTCTCTCATCTCTAAGCTCAACACGACAAGTGTGCTCACCTTTGATCATGGAGACATCGTTGGCGCCATCGCCTATGGCCAGGGTGACGGCATTTTTGGCACGCTTGATAAGTTCGACGACCAGCGCCTTCTGCAGCGGCGTCACGCGACAACAGATCACCGCCTTGCACTGCGAGGCAATGTCCAAGAATCTGTGAAGTGAAATATACATTAGTATTAGGATATGTCGATGTTCATCGCTATGCAACGTATACGCACTTGCTTTCCAACTCCGGTGAGAGGCAGTGGACGAGCGAGTGTCCATTCACGACGAGTGCAAAGCCCGTCGTCTCGTCAACAACAATTGAGGGCGCGGTTCGACGGCCGTCGTCGCTTTTCTCAGCATCTCCAAAGAGATCATTGCACTCGGCGCtaaacaattgaattgatggtgagagagagagaacgagagagagagagactttaatacatatgtaccaAATGTAGTAGAAAGTGTGTGATGAGTGTTAAAGAGAGGaacacaaaatgtaaaatgaatttgttagATGGATTACgaaacaacattcaaaatagatGACACAGAAAGATAGAAGCAGAGAGAGATAGGAAAGAGGAAGTTAGACAACAGAGCATGCTTTTGTTAGGTTATGTTATAaatcaagagagagagagagagtctgTGCTACGCTCTGCAGAGAGCAAAGCATTAGTATAAGCGTTCTACGGgatacgatacgatacgataGATGATACGAGCGTAATAAACGAAAGCCACGaacgacaaaaacaacattaagaatataaacgagcatttttttggttgttgtgtGAATTTGGTTTGTTGTTCTGTTTTTGCACttgagtttagtttagttttgcattgagaatagaataaattaaatgattgattgactTGGACAATGCACGACGATTGGATTTGAATTGTGTTAcgcatattaatttcaatgaGAATacgaacgaaacgaaacgaaacgaaataaacgatattgaaattgtttgtatCGAGTTTTGTTGTAGGATAATTATTGTGATATTTTACTTGACGGGCGGAACAAGTACCAATAGAGGGTAACACATCCTTGGCTATACACTAAAAGATTGTCATTATTCAAAGTTCTTTTCTCGCTAAGCACATCTAAAGTTATTACGAATATAAAAGTCTATGAAATCATAAAAAGTTCTAGTTCACTTTTTTCCGATTCGATGTTATGGTCAACACATTGAATTAGATACTATATAGAtcaattacaaacaaaaaatcgtatagaaatcaacaaaaaaaaggtattacatagagagatagatagatagagagagagagagagatagagagggagTTAGCAGAAAATACAGGGTGACTTTCTAGCTGCgctaatttcttttttttcaagtgTCATTTCTGGTTTAGCTTCACTGCATCTAGAATCGtagttatttaaattgattttgatatttcatttcattgcgGAAGTGCCCTCTACCTGTCCGGTCCGCCCTTATTATCCTTAATTTTGGCATCCCACCTAAAGGTAACCACCGAAATAGCCGGTGGCGGCTGTGGGATGGGCGATCCATTCGTGTCCTGCATGAACGCCGATGTCTGTGTCATCGTCACGTTCATGGGGTCCATGCTGCTCTCGCTGTGCAGCTGATTCATCGCCTCGGTGCCTGCAAGAAAGCAATAAATCCATTATTGATTGATCGATCATTCAAGTTGTTCGCTTGATAATCTACCGCCAGGTCGAAAACGATCAAATATCTTGATAGACTCCTTAAATTGCCGCAACTGCTTCTCGACCTCCTCCACAGAGCTGCCGTCCACGATGAAGACGTCGACGAGTTCATCGGTCAGCAGCTGACACGAGTACCCAATGTTGATGGCAGTTTCTACGTAaggaaaaatacatttaaattccCAATTCACAATAACGATAGAACAACTCTAGGTAACTTACCCTGCTTATCGCCAGTCAGCACCCAGATCTTAATGCCAGCATTCTGCAGATTGGCTATCGATTTGGGTACACCATCCTGCAGTTTATCCTCAATGGCTGTCACGCCCACCAGCTGCATATCGCTTTCGATCTCCTCGTACATCGCGTTCAGCTTCTGTTCACGCGAGTCCATCGAGAGAGCCGCCTCCGTCTGGCGCACGCGCCAATCGTTGTAGTACTCCTCGGTCAGGCGTCGCTCGGCTAGCACCAGAGTGCGCAGACCTTCGCCAGCGAATTTCTGCAAAGAAGGAAAACGATACTTGTTACGATATTACGATTtaagaaatatgcaaatgtaaatAGCAACAATTTTGATTAAAGTCAAAGCTAGACTCAGTATTTCTAATTCAACAAACTCAAATCaactgcaaaaacaaataaataataaataaatagtttgaGTATGTATTTGACGATACTGTAATCAAAATGAACTTTAAAGAAGATGTAGTAGAACTAATTAccaatatattaaatttctaaagATACTATTAGTTTATTgcatatattctatattttacTTATGAAAATagcatattataaaaatactaatggATGCTTCTACACTGAAGCTGTATTTAACGATATTCAAAAGTAGAATATAGCCTACTTATAAATATCGTATAATACAGCTTCAGTAAAGAAgaattcattcatattttctactttttaCGAGCATAAAATATAGCGTATGCTATATGCATAAGTCGCCAGTTCTATAGAAAAGTTATTCTTATGCCTTAcgttatttaatttgctaaGTTTCAAATGCCTCACAAATCATcagaaattaaaaagcatATGTACATTTACGTTATTCAATTTACGATATAATTAGACATTGCAGAAAATAATTCGATTACAAATAGTTGTAAGCAAACCTTCTACATAAAGTGAGCAATTTATGATAAAATTAGAAATTGCAGTAAATAGTTTGAAGAGAAAATGTTGGAAGCAAAGCTTCGACATAAAATGAACAATTTACGAAATAAttagaaattgcaaaaaataatttgattacaaATAGTTGTAAGCAAAGAACAAGAAGTGAACAATTTATGATATAATTAGAATTTGCAGTAAATAGTTTGAAGTGAAcaattttcgaaatattttgaatttgcagTAAATAGTTTGAAGAGAAATAGTTGGAATGAAATCAACAACACAAAGTGAACAATTTACGATATTCGTGACTTACATTCAAGTGATCCTGAGTGCGCGCCTTAAGATCCTCTTGCCCGCCATGCAGACGATCGTATATCACATTGTCAGCCCCCTTGCAGTAGAGCACCACAGAGTTGCCGCGTCGTAGAATGACCGACATGCGTTTGCGCACATTGTTAAAATCCAGAATGTGCAGTAGTTCGTATTCCTGCAGAGAttgcaaaagaaaattcaCATTATTATCTGACGAAATATAAGTAAAATCTACCGCTTACCTCTAGGCGACCCATCACTTCGATGGTAATACTGTTTGGTGTGCGTGTGCGAAACACAAAGCCAAAGTTACGGGCTGCCGACACGAGGGCAGCCTCGTCGGGACTCTGCGCCTGATACTCGAGTCGGCCGTCGACAGTTTCCGCCATCACCGTGTGACAAAGTGCGAGCAAGCGAAAGAAATTGTGGGCATGCTCCTCATCCGAACGCACGGCATCCAACAGCGTTCGATCGTACCAACGGAAGTCTGTCTCGTGATGCGGATTCGCTGAGAAGTCAATGGGTTCGACGATCTATAGGAACACAAGAAATTAGTTACGATTAATTCGACTGCAGCGGATGttgttgaatatattttgtgtatatgATGAATGCTTGAGAgagatttgttttgttttgtagtttAGATATTCAGGCATAGCTTAGCGTTAATTTCAGCATTAGTTATGGAAAGAAGCAGAGGCGAAGGCAAAGGCAGAGGCAATACATTTTTAGTTACGATATACGGTCAATGGCTTACGATACTCGCGAAGATTCcaagcaatatttaaaaactgtGTTACCATATTCTTGCCAACTTACGATATCCAATCAAAAGCAATACAGATTTAGTACGATAGTCGAGAAAATTGTACAATAATTGCTTAGCGAAGCTTAGatgatattaaatattgaataattatGTTACCACATTCTCTACGATAATGAATAGTAATCAATAATCGCTCAATGACTTACGATACTCGAAAAGCGatgcttttaattattcaCAAATTAGTTACCATATCCTTCAGATGCCTAGTTAcgataaacaattaaaagcaaGCAATACCTAGTAACGATATATGTTCAATGGCTTGCGATAGTTGAAAAGATTTTAGAGTTAAAGCGAagcgaaatataaattatatgaaatatgataAATTACTTGTGCCTACGATAttcagtaaaaaaaaacattttgaataggTCTAACGATTATGTTTGTAGGTTAATaagataatattgaaaaagaaaacttaatacatattattaaagCACACTCTTAAGCTTAAGGTTAGATTATAGATTATATATCGTAAGTGTATATTGTGGGAAATGAGTGAAAAATAAGCTACGCATGACTCAAGAGCAGCTACTTTTTTATGGAAAGCTGCTAATTTATTgacacccaaacacacacacacacaacactaaTTCAAACAGTCATATGAGAGAACAGTAATGCAGGGGAGGGAGCACATAAATAGCCATTACGATATTGAAGCGCATAAATTATTGAATGCTTCTAAAAAGAACGAATGTGTCATTATATCCATATCAATTTTCATGGATATTTCAATGTTTTCCAAATACGATGTACAACAATTTAATGCTACAATAAACATTTAcgataaacaaaattgtaatataaaatCCAATTAGCAATATGACAAATAGGTTAAATATGTTTGACAATAAGTTAGAAACAAATACGAATATCGTAAACGATATAGACATATGCAAGTTTACGATATttgagaaatttatttatttagtgaaCCAGGCGTTTGATGAATATCGTAAACAATACAGATCGGTTTAACGCTATTTTAACTTAAGTCACACATAGTTTAACACTCGTTTGACGctcaaacaacaaattaacaaaGTAACGAATTTACGATATTGGGAGATCAGGAGTTTTGTGAAGTTGAAACAACATGCATACGTGCACTTTTTGGTGTGACGAACTCCAATTTGTGGCAAAGCGGTGTGTGCTGAGATAACGTTGCTGTGCGGTGctgttgcggttgctgttgcaagttgctgctgctgctgttgttgttgacaatctgctgttgctgttgtggcatcGAAAGGGCGCACAACAACCGCTATctattgctgtggctgtggctgagGATGAGCATGAAGCATGGAATTGACGCAGCTTGCGATTAGTTTGATGCGTTTGTTCGTGCTCGTGttcgtgttgctgttgttcgaGTTGTTGTTCGATTTGGTCTGGTTGTTCGAATTGTTCGAGTTGCTCTAGTTGCTGATCATGCAAGATTATTACTTtgtcgcc
It encodes the following:
- the LOC132795465 gene encoding probable phospholipid-transporting ATPase IM isoform X3, yielding MQGVRRERVDASDRIRWSCRCWDKTMTQSSNSNSKKQELEQQQQQLPQAMQTAAATRRSRWFHFARKSRSRRRLCGEEEQLQLALEAQTDAEDEETAAATAAAAQQVRLAQPETMNIGNSMLTINTPRTATTTSTNASDNGRDDSFYSLVNASTSAQAAAADNSHSNAPTTVVAVDVEQQYKEQPQLVGKPRLSMLQRWASWRRSAPDSLPSRRRNPSQVDQLEQQQVSASASARNLRRVSQLRRRRSSYYFSDNERRIRANDKDFNSQFKYHNNYIKTSKYSLLTFLPFNLLEQFQRLANFYFLCLLVLQLIPAISSLTPVTTAIPLIGVLTLTAVKDAYDDIQRHLSDSQVNNRKSKTLRNGKLIEAKWSEVQVGDVIRLDNNQFVAADILLLTTSEPNGLCFIETAELDGETNLKAKQCLMETTELGDQHDLLWNFNGEIICERPNNLLNKFEGTLIWKNQRFALDNDKILLRGCVLRNTQWCYGLVVFAGVDTKLMQNSGKTQFKSTGVDRLLNFIIIGIVLFLVSICALFAIGCAVWEGLIGQHFQLYLPWEHIIPQEMVASGATVIGLLVFFSYAIVLNTVVPISLYVSVEVIRFVQSFLINWDEEMYYARTHTYAKARTTTLNEELGQIQYIFSDKTGTLTQNIMTFNKCSINGRTYGDVIDLRTGELIDINDQQAIFQTSSSSNCASSNSNNNSSSAGSSSKPVAVVTPTPPTILVHAAEVHGRRKSAVLVTTAGGTQLASNATQLQGRIAAAEQLLQTVENPLATATATQQQQQRKQVHYLSPSRSNSNEDELDDPGGATTTASNSGGRSSRGSGGSLGACFTRGSGARMRRQLSSLSNCSSSGDKVIILHDQQLEQLEQFEQPDQIEQQLEQQQHEHEHEQTHQTNRKLRQFHASCSSSATATAIDSGCCAPFRCHNSNSRLSTTTAAAATCNSNRNSTAQQRYLSTHRFATNWSSSHQKVHIVEPIDFSANPHHETDFRWYDRTLLDAVRSDEEHAHNFFRLLALCHTVMAETVDGRLEYQAQSPDEAALVSAARNFGFVFRTRTPNSITIEVMGRLEEYELLHILDFNNVRKRMSVILRRGNSVVLYCKGADNVIYDRLHGGQEDLKARTQDHLNKFAGEGLRTLVLAERRLTEEYYNDWRVRQTEAALSMDSREQKLNAMYEEIESDMQLVGVTAIEDKLQDGVPKSIANLQNAGIKIWVLTGDKQETAINIGYSCQLLTDELVDVFIVDGSSVEEVEKQLRQFKESIKIFDRFRPGGTEAMNQLHSESSMDPMNVTMTQTSAFMQDTNGSPIPQPPPAISVVTFSAECNDLFGDAEKSDDGRRTAPSIVVDETTGFALVVNGHSLVHCLSPELESKFLDIASQCKAVICCRVTPLQKALVVELIKRAKNAVTLAIGDGANDVSMIKAAHIGVGISGQEGLQAVLSSDYAIAQFCYLERLLLVHGRWSYYRMCKFLRYFFYKNFAFTLCHCWYSLFCGFSAQTVFDPMFISVYNLFYTSLPVLALGVFEQDVSDKNSVEYPRLYTPGLKSELFNIREFIYSVLHGAFTSLILFLIPYGVYKDGVSHNGYILSDHMTLGAVVATILIVDNTAQIALYTSYWTIVNHVTIWGSLIWYFVLDYFYNYVIGGPYVGSLTQAIKDVSFWVTMLITVVMLMAPVLAYKFYLLDVHPSLSDKIRQKSLKKMHSRVSSDVRRTPSSRRGRRSVRSGYAFAHQEGFGRLITSGKIMHKLPQDFAFPLGLGTKKTQALHNNIGSADGKQAPPGGGPNHHHHPHPHHHHNNSHNHSQGNNINNNNNNNTNLRHNQNNQQQIHSSMADIRGDGRGSGDTRRSSDAGTDDMSPRAPCQDLDTINL